CTTGGACATCTTGGCGGCAGTGGCGGCGGCGTGCGTCGCTTGGCGTGGCATTTATATATATGGAGGGATGGGGGAGAAAGGGGGAGGGGGAAAAGAGCAGCAGGTACGAGGGACGAGAGGGAAGAAGAGTCAAGTGTCTGCTGGGACTAGAGAGTCATCAGGTTCGGCGTGAACAGCTGTAGAATGAAACGGCGGAAATCGACCTGTCATGCGAGATGTGGCGAGAGAGGAGCGCAGTTGAGAGAACTTTAGGCGGAtaacaccagactgctcaCGAGGAAAGTAGCTCCAGAGACAGAAGCATGTGGCATTGACCCCGCTGGTATTTTGTGTGCTAGTGTCCCGCAGCTGTGAGCTTGTCGTTTGCGGTGATGATGCAAGAGGATAGGAAGTTTAACATGATCAGCTtgggattttttttttggattTCACTTCCTCACTGCCGCAAGCTTGCCGGAGCTTTACCGCACTGGCCAAGGGGCCGCATGAGTGGGTCAGGGGACCTTCAGGGCCACAAGACAGCTGGGCCAGTCAGAAGACGCCGCAAGACCCTGCCAACCCCAAAGTGTGGCTGATGATCCATTCAAGCCTCACGATGTTGGTCAAAAAATGTCGATGCGCAGATCTACCCGAGCCAAATGTCGATGTTGTGTTACGTCCAAAGGAGCCGCAAAAGGCGTTGGTTCGTGCGAGGGAAACGCCATGAACGTGTTTGCCATTATTCCTTGAAGAACACGTCGAATACTCGAGCAACATTTGTCGTTCGTCCGGTGAGAGTCGCACGAACAGAAATCGACCGCATGCCCTCACAGTCACGGGACTCCTCTGGCTCAGTTGGCATTCACATCATCCGTCCAAAACGCTTCAGCATGAGTGCGATGACGCTAGGTGCATCACCTGCAGTACTCTTGGGCATATGCCTGTGAATTCGCTCCGTTCGGTCTGAGTTTCCAGCGCGTACTTGCAACGGGGCCGTATTCACTGGTTGTTCAAGCATGACTTGTCTCTGGGTCTTGGGAGTGGCAACGGTGACCAGGGTGCATTCACAAGGTAATACGGGCATGATTGGTATTGTATTTGTGATTCGTTACTTTTTCTCCCTACTCTACAGTTTTGTTCTTATATGTAAGACACGGTCCATGCGTGGTAAGTGCTGCCGTCCGGAATCTCGTTGCCTTGCGGTCTGTTGTCTTCCAGTGAGTTCTGCGGCCATTTGCAGTCCGACTGATGTTGCTCATATGCAGTTCTCATAGATTCCTCActgcttgcttctcttcttcacAATGAAGGAATTCATGCCATGACAGCGGCGACCAGGACAGCCCCAATGAACGAGCCAGCACCGATGACGTTGGCACGACCCGCCCCAGCAGTGACTGTAGTCGACGTagcggcagcagcagtgCCTGAGCTTGAGCCTGAGCTTGAAGGAGCCTTGGTAGGGGCAGCGGTGGGAGGATACGTGGGCGCAGAGACACCAGATGGGCAATGCCAGTGGTCATTGTGAGGCGTACACTCCTTGCCGTTTCCATGATCGTGGTCATCGTGGTCATCATGGTCATCTCCCGTGGCTGTGGGCTTCGCACCGGTTTGGGTCTGAGCAGGAGGTGTAGTCGGCTTAGGAACTCCAGACGGGCAGTGCCAGTGGTCACCGTGAGGCTCGCATGATCCGGTAGCGGAGTGGTTGTCAACCGCACTGGTAGACGAAGCGTGGCAGTGCCCTGGGCTCATTAACACATGatacgacgaggacgaaTGTAAGATCAGGATGCTTACAGTGATCACCGTGAGGCTGGCAGATAGAGCCAGTCGGCGAAGGCGGTAACGTCTTGGACGCAGACCCAGAGGAAGGCTCGGTAGTAGCCTGAGCTACCACCTGGCCAATGAGGCAGATTGAAATGAATGACTTGAGATGCATTTTGCTAATTGTACAGTTTTGCAGCACAAatatttgaagaagagggacTAGTACCTAAGCAACAACTGCAAGGCTCTGTATATATACCCTCTTGTTCGACCAACTTTCACATTCTGCACACAGatcagcaacagctctgAGAGAAGGGTGCCATGCATACAGCTTTCCCGCTATTGGCAAATCAATGCTGTCGATCAATACATCCCATGTTAGTTGATGGGCTGCCAAGACGTGGCTGAGAACCTCTTTGGGTTGTGGGCATGTAGGCATCGACGTAGTTGTCAATATTGTTGCTGTACGCTCCTGTGCCCATCATGTTGTGCGACTGAGTGTTTACGTAAAAACTGTACACATTGGCAGGCAAAAGCTCGTGATATTTGACATTGTAAGAATGGCCGTGCAGTCTCACTTGAAGGAGGAGCAGCTCCAAGCCGTGACTGACCGACCTAGTCTCTACGCCCAAGTTGAATCCGATCTTTATACAAGCCGTCAAAATGTGAATATTGACGACTCGCGTGGCAATGTTACAGCAACACGTTTCTACGGTAAATCCCAAGGAATCCTTGTTCCGCCAGGGAATCGTCCGATGTAACAATGCACGATAAGGAGAATTGAATTTCTCACACAAAGTAATAAGCATATTATTCGCTAAAAAATAAGCTTACATACCTTGATGGGCAGCTGTAATTTATTCCCGCTAACACCTTCAAGCGGTTTGTTGTGAGAACCTTGATGGCCCGGAATGGGGGCGAACAATCCGCCAAGACGATTCGGCAGGATTGAATATGTTATTGGACATTTGACAAATAAGTGATTTGGGGAGTATTAAATGGGGTCTCATTGGGTACTGGTGATGTAGAGGACTTGGATTGTTGGTGagtgttggtggttggttaCCCTGAAGTTGAGGTCACTCTCGGTGCCGCTATGTTCCTGATCAGGGCACAGCTATAGTAGATAGATCCTGTTGGCTGTTTAAGAATTCTTGAAAATGATGATGTAAAGTTTTATTTTATTAATTACCACACCTGGCCAGTGGAACAGTAGCTGCATCCCTTCGCTCAGGCATGTTCTGTGGCGTTAACCATGATAGGCCGGTCCTAAATTGCGGTAAACCAAGTAAACTTCCCATATACTAAGAAAAGGTCTTATCGAATCGATCATTATATATGCCTGGCAAAACAAATCTGACCTGAACCGCTTTGTAGCACGATGGTAGCCAAGTTCTACACATGCTCTTTGCTGGTCTCAGGCACCAGACCTGCCTGGTTTATTTACCGTGTCTTTTCTATATTTGTAGCATATATGCCTAATAAGCATCAAATTTACGCAGAATGATAATTTGTTTCTGATACTGGAAGTTTGCAAGCTGCGGATCATACAACTTCTTACCAAGTTCATAAAACACACTATGCCCATTCAACTACACTTATTGTACCTACTAAAGATCACAACGTCACATCAGCTCATTCCTCAAAATCAGTACTAAAAGCAACCTCTTTCATCACCTCCAACGTCCCACTCAACATATCCCTCTTCCGTTCCACCATCCCAAACACATCCCCCCCAAGCAATATCCTCAACTCCCCTTCCAAACCCCTCCCCATGCCCGTCCCCGTTACGACATCAAAAATCCTCTGCACCCCTCTCACCGGATCCCCAGGCTGCTGTCCATTCATGCCCGTCAACACGCCCCCAATGTCAAAGTACCCCTCAACCTTCTTCGAAATATTCTGCCCCCTCGACACCGGTCCCAGAAACTCGGTCCGAAAGATTCCCGGCTCAACGAGATGTACGCGTATCCCAAACGACTGTAACTCAACGGCCATGGCTTCACTTAGCCCCTCCACCGCAAACTTGGAGGCACTGTATATGGGTCCTCCCTGCCCGGCTAGCACGCCTGCTCCGCTGGAGATTTGAACGATGACGCCGGACTTTCGGGCGCGCATGTGTGggatgatggctttggtgacattgaggaGGCCGAAGAAGTTGACGTCGAATTGGTACCGGGCTTCTGCTTCGGATAGTTCCTCTACGGCGCCGAGGTGTGCGAACCCGGCGTTATTGACGAGAACGTCTATTTGGTTGtgcttggtgaggatgtCGTTTAGGATTTTGGCGATTTCTTCGCCAGGAGAGGTGATTTGGAGTTCAAGAAGGTGGGAATTGGGGTTTTGTGCCAGGTCAGGGGGAAACTTGGAAGTTGAGCGGGCTGTGGCGATGACAGTGTGGCCTTGTGAGAGGGCGAGacgggagaggaggaggccgAAACCGGAATTGGCGCCGGTGATGAACCAAGTTAGGGTTTTGGAGGGCATTTTGAAATTGaatttggtgtttgtgtATTGCGAGTCTGTGAGTTTGTTGGTGATGTATTGCAAGGAAGTCTACTGTAGGCTGGTTGGGGGTTAATATATAGTGAAAATCGATGTGTGAAATGTCTCCATGGTTTGAGCACTAATGTCGGAGTCAAGCACAGTTCCATGATGATTGCAGCAAGCTTAGAAAGCGTTGCGGGCTTTGCGGAATATTCGATCTTGTGATATTACGTTGAGAGGCTTGAAGTACTCGACCAGGCAAATGTACCATATTCCACTCTGTTTATCCTTGTATATAGTAGTGTATTAGCTTGTACTTGGCTGTGGATAAGTACATCCCAGACTGTGCCGTAAAAGTGATAGAAACATCAACTTACATTTGATTTGGCGGTTCGGATATCGTGCAATCTAATTGGCTACACACCCCGGGTCGACAACCAGTTTGGCAAGTCTCCACCCAAAGCAGATGCTGTCTTACTCTCATTAATAAGCTGCTTAAGTTCCCCTTAACGTGACAGCGGAAAGAGTCTCTCGTCAAATCAGACTTCATCTTTTCCGAGCTGCGAAAGATCGTTTCTTACACGAATTGGGTATCGGGGTTTCTCCCGACATTCGCCGCTTTGAGACATCCTTCCTATCAAGCTGGACATCGGGCATGGACGGAAAgcggccatgttggcaacAAGTGGCCGTCGCAGAACAAAGTCCGGTTGTGAAACTTGTCGGTACGAACTCTGCGCATGTGAAATGGTGAATAAAAAGTATAACATCTAATGGAGACGTGTAGAAAGCGGAGAATCAAATGTGACGAGAGCAGGCCATCATGTAAAAAATGCACTCTGACTGGCCGCAAATGCGGAGGGTACGGTATTTGGGACGACAGCCCGCCGGCGAGAGATAATGATAAGACCTCCATTTGGACGCAGAAGAGGCCATCGTATTCGATTGGATCGAACCTCTCTCTCTTTCCTGCTGCCGACACTTCCAGTGAGAGAAGTGCTTTGGATCACTTCGAACGATACATGAGGACTAAGCTCTGCGGTGCATTCGAATCCCAATTTTGGGGGAAACTCATATTGCAAGCCAGCTATCAAGAGCCAGCTATCCTTCATTCGGTCATTGCCTTGAGCGCAAGTCAAATTGGCGATGATCATTTGTCGCTGAAGGCATATAGTGCTGCGATTAAGAGCCTGAATCGATATGCAGCAGGTGAAAACCGTTGGGCCTTGAGGATAACACTCATTACTTGCATGGTGTTTATTTGCCTCGAACAGTTGAAAGGGTCAAGGCGACTGGCGCAGTTTCATCTTCAAAGCGGCTTGCGTATGTTAGAGGACTTCCAGACTCGTTGTATGGGGCAATGCGCAAAGGGGAAGTCATCAGTTCTTAAAGTTCAAATGAGACCAGAGTCCGCTGACGATGTGATCATTGAGGCTTTCACtcgactccatgtccagtgtGCTTATTTTGGTCAGGGGTCATCGTTTCAATATCGCCTTGAGCAGTATGTCCAGCTTGGAGCCTCAGCGTCGTCTATGTCCCGGGGTTTCGAATCCTTACAAGATGCCCGACAGACACTGGACTGGTTAATGAACACAGCCCTGGCTCTATCGTCCCAGGCTGAATCCCTGACTTGCAAAGTAGCTCCAATACCTCGCTGTGTACGGAACAAAGTAAAGCAGCTTCAGGTTGCTCTGCGAGAATGGAAGGCTGCATGGGAGGCCGGCCGTTTCGCGATGAACACAGGGGTCAGTATCCGTGATTCGCTAGGAACGGCTGTGCTTTCTATGTACTACAAGTTGActgtcattgttgctgctACCTGCCTCCGTGGCAATGATGAGAGAGTCTTTGACGCACGACTCAAAGCCTTTGAGTCCATTCTGACCGATGTGCAAAGTCTTTGGAACAGGGCAGAAGAGGAGCTTGGAATGAAACCAGCAAATAAGATGAGCTTCACAGTCGATCTCGGGTTTATCCCGCCACTGTATTACATTGCACTCAAGTGTCGGGACCCACGACTCCGCAGGAGAGCCATTGACTTGCTTCGGAAGGCACCACATATCGAAGCCAACTGGGACGGACCGTTGGCTGCGGCTATCGCATATGAAATTATGAGGCTCGAAGAGGGAGATATATATGCCCAACATGACTTGGCATGCGAGGCTGGTGATACTCTGTCCACCATTGTGGCCAACTCTGCACGGGTGAGCATAGTGGACGTTAATCTGGATTCAGATTCGAGGGATATCGTCACAATACGAGCTATCAGATTTCTGCGCGATTTCAAGGATAAGCCCTGGAGTCGTAGCGAAGTTAAAATGAAGGTTGTAATTGGGGAATATCGGCGGCAACACGAAACGTGGACAGCTCAACACGACTGTTATTGATGGCCATTGTCACATGAGTCATATTCCGTTTGAGATCATTGCCTGGCGGACTGTGGCAACTTGTTGATGTTTTAGGTATATCGAACATTGCTGAAAGGTATCGACGACAACGATGCAGTTCGTTTGTTCCGATGATGGTAGGGATGACTGGTTTATGCGAGCGTACCACATTCAGCACCACTCCGCCAAACGACGTTTGTAAAAGCTGCATCATCAGTGGGCGCAAAGATGCATTTGGTGGAGACAAAAGGTTCCCTGCACGTTTTGTTTAGTGTCTCAGATCCTGGTCCTGAGGCTGAGGTCAGTAGCAACAGTTATTAGAATCTGATCTTCAGATGAATCGGGTAGAGGTGAGGCATCAGGCGCAATGTACACGGTACAATGCGTGGCCGGACCAGGAAAAGACGTTTTGCTTTGACTATGCCGACGTAAGCAGCTGTGTATGACCGAATTACTTGAATTCGTGATATGTTGTGGAATCAGCATCCAGGCCATGCCCTGGCAGGGCCTCAGTCGAAAACAAGGATGCATGCAATACCTGTCGAGTCATCACCAAATGAAGAAAACACATTAACAAAGGCACAcacggagtactccgtacggaaGATTGAAAGAGGATTAATGTAATGTTTCGACCGACGTATGCCGGGTGACAAACGAAGGAAGCGAGTGTCACAAGGTTTATTAATAATGGGAAGACGGTGTGAGCGTGAGAACCTTTATGGCCAGCTCTTGCCAAATGCCTGACAGGCAATGTCTGGTacaagtaccagaccagaccagaccagactcattgACGAGAGCACGGATGTCCCactgacaccagacttcatttCGTGGCCCAACCTCTAGAtttcctttcttctcttcttgtgCTGACAAAGAAGGCTCCGCGACGAATAGAAAAAAAGCGCCGACGAGATAGAGGTGGTGAGTCTGCACTACAAGCCAACAGCGTCACCTCGTCTTTGTGTTCCATACATTACTTTCACCCCTGTTGGGCTCATTGTTATTTGTCCAGTCAAGCAAAGTACCTCATACATCCGTCCTATCCCCCTCGCTCCTTCTCTGTTGGGCTGTGTGTGTCCATCAAGGTCCTGCCTGCTTTATCCATAGTGCCATCGACTCCTGCAGCCTCATCTCACGCCGCCATCGTCAAGTTTCGGCCGGAATTGCTCGCCCCTCTGATTTGGCTCATAATCCCTGCTCCCCCAGTCTATTTTCCTAGCACGGCTCAATTCTCTGTCTTGTCGACAAAGTGTCAAATCCTAGGTGGGCTGTGAGCAAATAATTACCAAGGCCCGTGTCTCCCGCTTCTCCATACGTCAGCGACGCCACATCAACGCTGGTCTACTTGACTCCGATCTACTTTGCCAATTCCATCCGTCAACCGACTTAGCTCATCCACAACCTTTTTGACTCTGTTCAACTCCCATCCAACATTGTCGCCTTCTTGAAAACGCAAACCGCACCTCATCACCTCGGTCGCACATCCCCGCCCGTTAGTTCCGTCGACACTTCCACACTTCATATGGCCGCATAAAGCTCTTTTACCTACGTGGAGATTGAAGTTTGGAGCAATCGCTAGCCATGGAGCTGGCTACGCGAGGACTCGACAATGACACCCGCGGGTGGATTATGTGCGTGGTCAGTGGCATAGGTACGCTCAGATATGCTCCATTACATCCTTGATACGTCATATTTGCTCTCATATGACCGATCTAACCTTGTCGTGCAGCATGCGTCTTTGGCGCCTCCATCATCTGCGTCGATTTTATCGTTCGCCTTTTCCCGGGCAAGCGCAACTTTCGTATCCAGGAAAGCAACATCTTCCTGGCGTGTTCGCTTTCGCTGAGTTTCGGCGTCATGGTTCGTTGGCCATTGATGCCCTTCGTTGTACAAACTGTCAGCTGACAAAAGTAGATGTTCTCGTCACTCTATAGCATGCTACCCGAATCGAAAGACTACCTTAAGAAAGATGGTTGGGCTGACCAACCCGCGGGTTTTGTCATTATGGGATGCTTCATTGGAGGCTTCTTCGGCATTCAGGCTGTGTCCCGCCTACTACACCAACACATGCCCTCGCACGTAGTCGACTGCGACCACACCCACGACGACGCAACCCGACAGGACGACTCCTCGTGTAACCATGGCCGCAGGCAGTCTAGAGTCAGCCGAGCGCGCAGACGATTCTCACGTCCCCAGTCCTCCCACAGCCATGCCAAGCTTGATGCCGATGGCCACGGCCATGGTCCAGAGAATGGTGTGGCACTCGTCGCCGAGTCCACTCCGTTACTCCCGCCACCCACTGAGATTGGAAAGAAGGGCCCTCGAAAACTACAGAAGCGACATGCATCTACTAGAGCCGATGAGATGTCGCAGCGACCAACCAGTCCACTCCTAGCTTCGAGAAGCCGTGCGACAACTAGTGATTTGGAAGCGGCAGCCCGTCGGCCGTCCATGTACGAGGTGCAGAAGCGCGTCATGTCTTTCGTCAGAGACACCAAGTGCAACTGCGACGAGGAGGGGTCATGCTACGGTTACACAGATCCATGTGGTCAAGAATGTTTCAAACACTTGTCTACACGGCTGATCAACGGTGCCAAGCCTGCGGCCGTGCTGCGAACAACCACCGGACCATTCTACCCACACTCTGGATCCGTCTTCCATGCCGGCCATACGCACGACGACCTTGAAAGCCCTATAAGTCCCAGATTTCGCACCAGCCGAGCGACATCCCGGGAGCCTGTTCTCTCGCCGACAGACGAAGTACTCGAGGAGGAAGGTGATCACGACTCCTGCTGCTCATCCATGGAAGAAGGGGACGCTGACGCCaatcaacaccaccatcatgtTCCCACAAACGCCTTTCTCTCCATTGGTCTCCAAACGTCCATCGCCATAGCTCTTCACAAATTCCCCGAGGGCTTCATCACCTACGCGACTAATCATGCTAATCCCACACTCGGATTCAACGTCTTCATGGCCCTCTTTGTGCACAACATCTCAGAAGGCTTCGCCATGTGCCTGCCGCTGTTTATGGCCCTCGGGTCTCGCTGGCGCGCTATCGCGTGGTCTGCTGTCCTGGGTGGCCTTTCCCAGCCACTGGGTGCCGGAGCAGCAGCCCTGTGGTTCAAGCTTGCGCAGAGGTCCAACATTGCTCCGAATGCAGTCGTGTATGCGTGTCTATTTGCAATTACGAGTGGAATCATGGTGAGCGTGGGGTTGCAGTTGTTTGTCGAGGGGCTGAGCCTGAATCATAATCGGAACCTGTGCATATTCTTTGGATTCTTAGGCATGGCTGTCCTAGGAGTGAGCAATGCGTTGTTCGCGGCACATTAAGGATACCTTGTTTGGGAAGCCTGGGTTGGCCTTGTTGACTTTCAAGGGTTTATTCATGATTGGTATAGAGGAGTTTACGGATTTCAAGACACCGCATTATGGTTATTGGGCCGGGCTATGGGTTTTTTTCGGGGTTAGGAGTACACTAGTGGTTACTTTAGGAGTAGAATGTCAATCATATGCTGTATGATTACGAAATTGTAATGTAGCTGTCTATTGTATCATTCGTAGCTAGTctacatacatgtatgtgCCCATCATTACCTCATTATCGTGAAAATGTCCCACCAACGCCAGCTTTTATATATAGCAAGTTATCGTCCATAAATTCAGGGTATCTATCAGCAAAACAACCATCGTCCACACGTCGAGACAAAATGCGCCTCGACTATAGTCCACCAAGATTAGGGTCAATATTCAGTTCCAAGGGCGGATCTCGCGCCAAGAGCAAAATATTCGCCTCATCTTCGAGCCACTCGTCCTTCGGGGGTCCATAGTCCATTTGTGCTGCGAAAAtttcctcctcccctccaCCTTGCCACGAGGAAGTAAAGTCCATCCCAAAGGGagcttcagcaacaatatcaGCCTCGCGATTTAGGAATGAAGCAGGGTCGTTTGGCGGGTTGATGGGCTCGTGGCCATGAGACAAATGCACTTGTAGATCGTGGTAGCGGGCAAATTTCTCGCTGCACTCGGGACAAGGGATAGTTTGTTTGACGTGGCGTGCGAAGCCGGATATTTCGTCGATAACAGCATTTGGATCTTCCGGACCCTCCGGTCTTGAGAGTTTGGGTCGTTCCTGGCCGAGGTGTAGGAAGCGGACGTGGTCTTCTAAACGGACTTTTGTGCTGAATTTGTCGCCGCACCCTTGGTCATTGGTCCAGCCTGTGAAATCTGCTCCCGTGAGGGTGACTTCGCCGCACACGAAGCGGAATCCCTCGTGTGCGCTGCGGACGTGCGTCTTGAGATTGGACTTTTTGGTGAACTTCTTGTCGCACCCCTCGTAAGTGCAGGCATGGGTTTTGCGGTCCGTGACCGTCTTTCCAGAGTGGTGCATGTCGACGTGCTGGTCGAGTTCCCAGCGTGACGAGGACTTGAAGTCACAGAATATACAGTTTTGGTGCTCCTTTTTCAAATGTgcatggaggaggagctctGTTGTGAATCCGACGCGGTGCTGCGTGCCGTCTTCCGCAGTTTTGAGGCCGCATTCTAAGCACCAGTATTTTAATTCGCCGTGGATTTTTTCTTTGTGTCGTTTCAGTGCTGGTTTAGAGTCGAAGGATTCTGTGCACCCTTGTTCCTGGCAGGCGTATGCCCGCATCTGCAGATGTTCTTTGCGGACGTGCTTGGTGAGGGTTTCTCGCTTGCGGAAGCTCTGTCCGCAGTCTTGGCAGCGAAACCGTTCGGCTCCCTCGTGGACAGCTTGGTGTCgcttgagtctggtgccGGTGACGAAGCTTTTGTTGCATCCTGGTACCTGGCAGACGTATTTGCGCTCGTTGGTGTGTGCTGCTTTGATGTGTTGCTTTAGGTGCTTGTCCTCGATGTAGTCCTTGTCGCAGTCGTCGTAGGGACACTTGAATGGGCGGGAATTGGTGTGTGAGTTGAGGTGGTCTCGGAGTCTGGCTGGGCGGTTGAACGATTTGGGACATCCAGGCCATGTGCAGGCTAAAGTTTTGAGGTCTGAAGGGAATTTGGCCCGCGGTGTGGTGGCCACGGTCACGGGGGAGTCGGCTTCGGCCATTGAGCTGGGTGTTTGAGAAGGTGTGAAGTcgtcgtcaccatcatcgtctgaATTGGTTAATATGTCTCCAAATTCATGTGGAAGACAATGTAGTGTTCACTTACCTTGGAGTGACCGATCTATATGCAGCCTCTTTGCgggagaagctggaagagcCTCCGCGACAGCCTCTCGTTTGCTCATTGTTGTCAGGGAGTTCTTGAGCGAATGGATATCGAGGCTGTCATGATGCAGAGGTTCTGTTGTCGTGGTGTGAAAAAGTGGCAGAATGCACCTCTGGTCCAGGCGGTGACGAGAAATTTTACGGTTGGTGACGACCGATAAGCCCAGGTGAGTTCGTCGGTGAGCCTATCGGGCCCCACCATACCGACGAAGTGGGTGGTCGGGGAAGCCACGGCAAAACCTCACCAAAACTTTCAATTGAGAGGCTGCAATTTTCACGAGGCTGATCTACAGGaacaaacacaccaccaaCCCTGTCGCGACAACCGCCCTTTGTTTTCATTTGTACGCACGCGCAGCCTCTCACGTCTTCTCAACATGTCTGATTTTGGCGACGATGACGTCGGTGTTGGCGGGTAGGTCGAAAGAGCGACTAATTATTACCAGTGTAAGCTAACCAGACGCATAGCGACGAGCCTATGctcgaggacgaggaggtcACCGAGTACTACGATCCCGaggttggagaagacgaggatgccGAGCAAGGAGAGAATGGCGACGACGCGGATAATGTCATTGTTTCTGGAGACCCCTCTGCGGCTGCCAATGCCCTCAAGAGCAGTGAGAAGTCGTtgaaggacaagaagattcCCGAGGCCGAACGGACGACTACCCCCTACATGACCAAGTATGAACGAGCGCGTATTTTGGGCACCCGCGCTCTGCAGATTAGGTACGGAAACTTGTCATGACCGGTTGGGATGCGGAAGCTGACTTGGGATGGTAGCATGAATGCGCCCGTGTTGG
The genomic region above belongs to Pochonia chlamydosporia 170 chromosome 2, whole genome shotgun sequence and contains:
- a CDS encoding short chain oxidoreductase protein (similar to Togninia minima UCRPA7 XP_007915800.1), which translates into the protein MPSKTLTWFITGANSGFGLLLSRLALSQGHTVIATARSTSKFPPDLAQNPNSHLLELQITSPGEEIAKILNDILTKHNQIDVLVNNAGFAHLGAVEELSEAEARYQFDVNFFGLLNVTKAIIPHMRARKSGVIVQISSGAGVLAGQGGPIYSASKFAVEGLSEAMAVELQSFGIRVHLVEPGIFRTEFLGPVSRGQNISKKVEGYFDIGGVLTGMNGQQPGDPVRGVQRIFDVVTGTGMGRGLEGELRILLGGDVFGMVERKRDMLSGTLEVMKEVAFSTDFEE
- a CDS encoding C6 zinc finger domain-containing protein (similar to Colletotrichum gloeosporioides Nara gc5 XP_007278607.1); amino-acid sequence: METCRKRRIKCDESRPSCKKCTLTGRKCGGYGIWDDSPPARDNDKTSIWTQKRPSYSIGSNLSLFPAADTSSERSALDHFERYMRTKLCGAFESQFWGKLILQASYQEPAILHSVIALSASQIGDDHLSLKAYSAAIKSLNRYAAGENRWALRITLITCMVFICLEQLKGSRRLAQFHLQSGLRMLEDFQTRCMGQCAKGKSSVLKVQMRPESADDVIIEAFTRLHVQCAYFGQGSSFQYRLEQYVQLGASASSMSRGFESLQDARQTLDWLMNTALALSSQAESLTCKVAPIPRCVRNKVKQLQVALREWKAAWEAGRFAMNTGVSIRDSLGTAVLSMYYKLTVIVAATCLRGNDERVFDARLKAFESILTDVQSLWNRAEEELGMKPANKMSFTVDLGFIPPLYYIALKCRDPRLRRRAIDLLRKAPHIEANWDGPLAAAIAYEIMRLEEGDIYAQHDLACEAGDTLSTIVANSARVSIVDVNLDSDSRDIVTIRAIRFLRDFKDKPWSRSEVKMKVVIGEYRRQHETWTAQHDCY
- a CDS encoding ZIP metal ion transporter (similar to Cordyceps militaris CM01 XP_006666756.1); this encodes MELATRGLDNDTRGWIMCVVSGIACVFGASIICVDFIVRLFPGKRNFRIQESNIFLACSLSLSFGVMMFSSLYSMLPESKDYLKKDGWADQPAGFVIMGCFIGGFFGIQAVSRLLHQHMPSHVVDCDHTHDDATRQDDSSCNHGRRQSRVSRARRRFSRPQSSHSHAKLDADGHGHGPENGVALVAESTPLLPPPTEIGKKGPRKLQKRHASTRADEMSQRPTSPLLASRSRATTSDLEAAARRPSMYEVQKRVMSFVRDTKCNCDEEGSCYGYTDPCGQECFKHLSTRLINGAKPAAVLRTTTGPFYPHSGSVFHAGHTHDDLESPISPRFRTSRATSREPVLSPTDEVLEEEGDHDSCCSSMEEGDADANQHHHHVPTNAFLSIGLQTSIAIALHKFPEGFITYATNHANPTLGFNVFMALFVHNISEGFAMCLPLFMALGSRWRAIAWSAVLGGLSQPLGAGAAALWFKLAQRSNIAPNAVVYACLFAITSGIMVSVGLQLFVEGLSLNHNRNLCIFFGFLGMAVLGVSNALFAAH
- a CDS encoding C2H2 transcription factor (TFIIIA) (similar to Cordyceps militaris CM01 XP_006666757.1), with the translated sequence MSKREAVAEALPASPAKRLHIDRSLQDDDGDDDFTPSQTPSSMAEADSPVTVATTPRAKFPSDLKTLACTWPGCPKSFNRPARLRDHLNSHTNSRPFKCPYDDCDKDYIEDKHLKQHIKAAHTNERKYVCQVPGCNKSFVTGTRLKRHQAVHEGAERFRCQDCGQSFRKRETLTKHVRKEHLQMRAYACQEQGCTESFDSKPALKRHKEKIHGELKYWCLECGLKTAEDGTQHRVGFTTELLLHAHLKKEHQNCIFCDFKSSSRWELDQHVDMHHSGKTVTDRKTHACTYEGCDKKFTKKSNLKTHVRSAHEGFRFVCGEVTLTGADFTGWTNDQGCGDKFSTKVRLEDHVRFLHLGQERPKLSRPEGPEDPNAVIDEISGFARHVKQTIPCPECSEKFARYHDLQVHLSHGHEPINPPNDPASFLNREADIVAEAPFGMDFTSSWQGGGEEEIFAAQMDYGPPKDEWLEDEANILLLARDPPLELNIDPNLGGL
- a CDS encoding DNA-directed RNA polymerase, subunit K/RPABC2 (similar to Metarhizium robertsii ARSEF 23 XP_007823268.2), translated to MSDFGDDDVGVGGDEPMLEDEEVTEYYDPEVGEDEDAEQGENGDDADNVIVSGDPSAAANALKSSEKSLKDKKIPEAERTTTPYMTKYERARILGTRALQISMNAPVLVDLEGETDPLQIAIKELREKKIPLIVRRYLPDGYYEDWTCEELLQ